A genomic stretch from Rubripirellula reticaptiva includes:
- a CDS encoding rhomboid family intramembrane serine protease, with protein MRRIGTLPDKSTAKKFADFLYTESVETKLLAADGDQWDVWARDEKDVDKARSSLAEFVASPDADRFNATDQANQLRDDRIRRESDRIAKLRQAAAGSPTDSGSSGPAPKPAASSEPPTHSRHPSEIVRRSLGGRVRQQSFPVTIAVIVISVIVSFTTNFGKPRGSAKPGEVTIEQRVYRALSFAERQDYAKSSNDPYVSIRKGQVWRLFTPMFLHGDEFHVAFNMLWIFFLGSVIERLHGSLFFTLLLLVTQLAGMMLQVSLPPLDWLPVSMHGTPFAIGASGAVYGLFGYLWIRPTLDLTYPISLDPINVVLMLGWLVVCMTPYIPNVANGAHLGGLVAGVIAAVISYYATGKFAKR; from the coding sequence ATGCGGCGAATCGGCACCCTACCTGACAAATCCACGGCCAAGAAATTCGCCGATTTTCTGTACACGGAATCCGTCGAAACCAAACTTTTGGCGGCCGACGGTGACCAGTGGGATGTCTGGGCCCGCGATGAAAAGGATGTGGACAAAGCCCGATCGTCGCTTGCTGAATTTGTTGCCAGTCCCGATGCCGATCGTTTCAACGCGACCGATCAAGCGAACCAACTTCGAGACGATCGAATCCGCCGCGAAAGCGATCGCATCGCCAAACTACGACAGGCGGCGGCAGGTTCGCCAACCGACTCGGGATCATCCGGCCCGGCCCCCAAGCCAGCCGCATCAAGCGAGCCTCCAACTCACTCGCGTCATCCGTCCGAGATTGTTCGCCGATCGCTCGGTGGCCGCGTTCGACAACAGTCGTTTCCCGTCACCATCGCTGTCATCGTCATTTCGGTCATCGTCAGCTTTACGACCAACTTTGGCAAGCCACGCGGCTCTGCCAAACCGGGCGAAGTGACGATTGAACAACGCGTCTATCGGGCACTGTCGTTTGCCGAGCGCCAGGATTACGCCAAGTCGAGTAACGATCCGTACGTTTCCATTCGCAAAGGCCAGGTATGGCGGTTGTTCACTCCGATGTTTTTACACGGTGATGAATTTCACGTCGCGTTTAACATGCTGTGGATCTTCTTCCTGGGATCCGTGATTGAACGACTGCACGGGTCACTGTTCTTTACACTGCTGCTGCTGGTGACTCAGCTCGCTGGCATGATGCTGCAAGTTTCCCTTCCACCACTGGATTGGCTACCCGTTTCGATGCACGGCACCCCCTTCGCGATCGGTGCCTCCGGTGCAGTCTATGGTTTATTTGGTTATCTCTGGATCCGGCCGACGCTTGATTTGACGTATCCCATCAGTCTGGATCCCATCAACGTCGTATTGATGCTGGGATGGTTAGTCGTGTGCATGACCCCCTACATCCCCAACGTGGCGAACGGCGCCCACCTGGGCGGCCTAGTCGCGGGCGTTATCGCGGCCGTGATTAGCTATTATGCGACCGGAAAGTTCGCCAAGCGATAG
- a CDS encoding FHA domain-containing protein, with product MSTEHASESPLNASYVGAGFESNDNAPFTMPIIGAPIPGAPLVEDALQTNHQESSAVSEDTLAGRSPQWKPPGNAENEIDCIEFRVIRSGSPVRRLRLTGSRYTFGSAEGCSIRLNDHALRPMHAVLIRDRIRVLVRAYSVPIEVNGIRKTEASLQVGDVMRLGTYQFELVSVSSSVSENLENHFADSPLRPPLRSSTSVFSSGPQPSQPPTSMEPSPHDHSTSRSALPSADDVIWRERLRREIDQWRERQVECDQREQRIDQRESTLRGRETELWSRAENLHRRESRLQTQESSVLQLHDDYLQRQQDLIDLRQKTQNHQHELDQRESEFRRQEIEYRGKLEEASRQLAQSRQQAESATQAVARMREQFDSLNQQIDELSSQQHQLSAHEGRQQSEHEELREELARQRDEAIDAHAHSESLRLSAEARIEEMEAQLERLRSESNDDHEAELAASEKLIGELRAKVELLQASVVEASEESARLRNDYEEACQSVRQLESLVAQSNQRGDTDRESWIAEADELRAAIDQLSLELARANGEVAQLSEANESITSRLDLVQRERDEAETRPTHEAFDSLRDELDAANMKLAEMKSDYEQTLARLDDAEQKRQEEASRIASEAALRTSEDSDDSPIAGAAAFGSAAIGAALLGHGFTDETESDADDSESQLAIDNAIDLGAINAADALDCQPEYEPEAQAPFAAGELVTEEPVSEADEDEVWPTYQWADASTPNDQESDDAAQLQGESIDNHSSDHQEPKPASQWQPDSEWDETPEADNSVVQDNADSAHDNLSASVWNYEPGEAEAPLYDQDHSESEAESHLASDDHDDANPEAIADTNNGNDAAAESPFGGSLASLLIKDIEAESDIVNSNDAEFNEAESGYDDSNQCESQLADDEHYDRDPAADVDGTFLMSNSVVDADDSVSESSSLWGHDADESDSSMTDDSVQGWDREYVEESDVDDAPISALQDELPDDEYDRTEMVYDRFNDESTSEPDAAHFDDPASEDANEIGDTDSSFSEDADQPTSDVTAEHTSIETTVSEDGDDDSIEAYMNRLLNRVQGSPESLEATKPETVSLSMSTSTLTKKSESLNGDEVEATETQSPIDPNAPLVPRSQAPERGSDLSAMRKLANESARGAISHSANIQTRNIQIAGLCNLAVAGVAVIAVLLASVMLDGMLLYVAWAMAIIVAAISVRDAMGNFSEARRRQSSAQDDADAKAEAADDETDE from the coding sequence GTGAGTACGGAACACGCCAGCGAATCGCCCTTGAATGCCAGCTATGTCGGTGCCGGCTTCGAGTCCAACGACAACGCGCCCTTCACTATGCCAATCATCGGAGCACCGATCCCTGGTGCGCCATTAGTGGAAGATGCTTTGCAAACCAATCACCAGGAGTCTTCTGCCGTTTCCGAAGACACCTTGGCCGGACGTTCGCCGCAGTGGAAACCACCGGGCAATGCCGAAAACGAAATCGATTGTATCGAGTTTCGGGTCATCCGGTCGGGGTCGCCCGTTCGACGCTTGCGATTAACGGGAAGCCGTTACACATTCGGCAGCGCCGAAGGTTGTTCGATCCGTTTGAACGACCACGCGCTTCGTCCGATGCACGCGGTTTTGATTCGCGACCGCATCCGTGTGCTTGTCCGCGCCTATTCGGTACCAATCGAAGTCAACGGCATTCGAAAAACCGAAGCATCATTGCAAGTCGGCGACGTGATGCGCTTGGGTACCTATCAATTTGAGTTGGTTTCGGTCTCGTCAAGCGTTTCTGAGAATCTGGAAAACCACTTTGCCGATTCGCCATTGCGTCCCCCGCTCAGATCATCAACGTCGGTTTTCAGTTCCGGACCGCAACCGTCGCAACCACCAACCAGCATGGAACCATCCCCGCATGATCATTCGACGTCGCGATCTGCGCTGCCATCGGCCGACGACGTGATCTGGCGAGAACGACTGCGACGCGAGATTGATCAGTGGCGTGAACGCCAGGTTGAGTGCGATCAACGCGAACAGCGAATCGATCAACGCGAATCGACTCTTCGCGGTCGCGAGACCGAGTTGTGGTCGCGAGCCGAAAATTTGCACCGTCGCGAGTCTCGGCTGCAAACGCAAGAGTCGTCGGTGCTGCAATTACACGACGATTATCTGCAGCGCCAGCAAGATCTCATCGATCTGCGTCAAAAAACTCAAAACCACCAACACGAACTCGATCAGCGTGAATCTGAGTTTCGTCGTCAAGAAATCGAATACCGCGGCAAACTTGAAGAGGCGTCGCGTCAGCTTGCTCAATCACGCCAGCAAGCGGAATCAGCCACGCAAGCCGTCGCTCGGATGCGTGAACAATTCGATTCGCTCAATCAGCAAATTGATGAACTGTCGTCACAGCAACATCAGTTGTCGGCTCACGAGGGTCGCCAACAGAGCGAACATGAAGAATTGCGCGAAGAACTGGCTCGCCAGAGGGACGAAGCAATTGATGCGCATGCCCATTCGGAATCACTCCGTTTGAGTGCAGAAGCTCGCATCGAAGAGATGGAAGCCCAGTTGGAACGACTGCGATCCGAGTCCAACGACGATCACGAAGCCGAACTTGCGGCAAGCGAAAAGTTGATCGGCGAATTGCGTGCAAAGGTTGAACTGCTACAGGCATCCGTGGTCGAAGCTAGCGAAGAATCAGCTCGCCTGCGCAACGACTATGAAGAAGCTTGCCAATCCGTTCGCCAACTTGAATCCCTGGTCGCCCAAAGCAACCAGCGTGGCGACACAGACCGCGAAAGTTGGATCGCCGAAGCCGACGAGTTGCGAGCGGCAATCGACCAGCTGTCACTCGAACTTGCCCGTGCCAACGGCGAAGTCGCACAGTTGAGCGAAGCCAACGAGTCCATTACCTCTCGATTGGATCTGGTCCAGCGCGAACGTGATGAAGCAGAAACTCGACCGACACACGAAGCGTTCGATTCGCTCCGAGACGAACTGGATGCTGCCAACATGAAACTGGCAGAGATGAAGTCGGACTACGAACAGACGCTTGCACGTCTGGACGATGCCGAGCAAAAACGTCAAGAAGAAGCATCCCGGATCGCAAGCGAAGCCGCGTTACGAACCAGTGAAGACAGCGATGATTCACCGATCGCTGGTGCGGCCGCATTCGGATCTGCTGCGATTGGCGCTGCTTTGCTAGGTCACGGATTTACGGACGAAACCGAGTCGGATGCTGATGATTCCGAGTCGCAACTGGCAATCGACAACGCAATCGATCTTGGGGCGATCAACGCAGCAGACGCTCTGGATTGCCAGCCGGAATACGAACCGGAAGCACAAGCACCTTTTGCTGCCGGAGAACTCGTTACGGAGGAACCGGTATCCGAAGCCGACGAGGATGAAGTGTGGCCGACGTACCAGTGGGCCGATGCGTCGACACCAAACGACCAAGAATCTGACGACGCTGCACAACTGCAGGGCGAGTCGATTGATAATCACTCGAGTGACCATCAAGAGCCGAAACCCGCATCGCAATGGCAACCAGATTCGGAATGGGATGAAACACCCGAAGCGGACAATTCGGTCGTTCAAGACAACGCCGACAGCGCACACGACAATCTTTCGGCCTCGGTTTGGAACTACGAACCTGGCGAAGCCGAAGCGCCGCTGTATGACCAAGATCATTCGGAAAGCGAAGCCGAAAGCCATCTCGCCAGCGATGATCATGATGACGCAAATCCCGAAGCAATCGCCGACACGAACAACGGAAACGATGCGGCTGCCGAATCGCCGTTTGGTGGATCGCTGGCAAGTCTTTTGATCAAGGACATCGAAGCCGAGTCCGACATCGTTAATTCGAATGACGCTGAATTCAACGAAGCGGAATCAGGCTACGACGATTCGAATCAATGCGAATCGCAACTCGCAGACGATGAACATTACGACCGGGACCCGGCGGCCGACGTTGATGGTACGTTCTTGATGTCGAATTCAGTGGTCGATGCCGACGACTCAGTGTCAGAAAGCTCTTCGCTGTGGGGACACGACGCAGACGAATCTGATTCCTCCATGACTGACGACTCAGTACAAGGCTGGGATCGCGAGTATGTCGAAGAGTCCGATGTCGATGATGCGCCGATTTCAGCGTTGCAAGACGAATTGCCCGACGATGAATATGATCGCACCGAAATGGTCTACGACCGTTTCAATGACGAATCCACTAGCGAACCGGACGCGGCCCATTTCGATGATCCAGCATCCGAAGACGCTAACGAGATCGGTGATACTGATTCTTCCTTTTCCGAAGACGCTGACCAACCGACCAGCGACGTAACCGCAGAACATACATCGATCGAAACAACCGTGTCAGAAGACGGCGACGATGACTCGATCGAAGCCTACATGAACCGGCTACTCAACCGGGTTCAAGGCTCACCAGAATCGTTGGAAGCTACCAAGCCAGAAACCGTATCGCTGTCGATGTCGACTTCTACTTTAACCAAGAAAAGCGAGAGCCTGAACGGCGACGAAGTCGAAGCCACGGAAACTCAAAGTCCAATCGACCCCAACGCCCCCTTGGTGCCTCGGTCCCAGGCACCTGAACGCGGCAGCGACCTGTCGGCGATGCGTAAACTGGCAAACGAAAGTGCTCGTGGCGCGATCAGCCATAGCGCGAATATCCAGACACGCAACATTCAAATTGCCGGGCTGTGCAATTTGGCGGTCGCTGGCGTGGCCGTCATCGCAGTCTTGTTGGCTAGCGTCATGCTCGACGGCATGTTGTTGTACGTCGCTTGGGCGATGGCAATCATTGTTGCCGCCATCTCGGTTCGCGACGCGATGGGCAACTTTTCCGAAGCCAGACGGCGCCAAAGTTCAGCGCAAGATGACGCCGACGCGAAGGCAGAAGCGGCTGACGACGAAACCGACGAATAG
- a CDS encoding MATE family efflux transporter, with product MNDAPSHGDPAAGDPAPTDSQIDDSFRGSIKEVLRIAIPLMISTGTFSLVLFADRTFLLSYDGASMSASMASGTLFWVMVCLPVGIASMTGAIISQYIGAGQSHRVGRFLWQSVWLSLAFLPLFAAVAYHAPWLLRATGQPDELVSLESTYLRLLLIGAVGNVLETALSGFFSGTERTSVIMWVSIASGLINVVLDIVLIFGFGPDPVFGIQLLPMGIAGAAIGSVIAFWFKVVVYVAMLLRPTHQTRYRLIAGFGIDWPMIRNLIYFGLPTGLMYLTEAGGFTVMVLRIGTLGDIPLRATTMAINFNMVAFIPLVGVSIAASVLMGRHLIESGPARAVRSVYASLTIGLIYSGIWMVGYLAIPDVMMSLYEKSVGDSSSIEAIRLGRGLLKYVAIYVVFDSVQLILAGALRGAGDTWFVLIGGVGASLLAIAIGFTWEPDQNGLSWWWTIIAVWIWMLATTMTLRFAYGKWKTMRMV from the coding sequence ATGAACGACGCCCCATCACACGGTGATCCGGCTGCCGGTGATCCAGCACCGACCGATTCGCAAATCGACGATTCGTTTCGGGGATCAATTAAAGAAGTTCTAAGAATTGCGATCCCGCTGATGATCAGCACGGGAACGTTCTCGCTGGTACTTTTCGCCGACCGTACTTTCTTACTCAGCTATGACGGCGCATCGATGAGTGCGTCGATGGCCAGCGGCACTCTGTTTTGGGTGATGGTGTGTTTACCGGTTGGGATCGCGTCAATGACCGGCGCGATCATCAGCCAGTACATCGGCGCAGGACAATCGCACCGTGTCGGCCGATTTCTATGGCAATCGGTATGGCTCTCGTTAGCGTTCCTGCCATTGTTCGCAGCAGTTGCGTACCACGCACCCTGGCTGTTGCGTGCCACCGGGCAACCCGACGAACTTGTGTCGCTGGAATCGACCTATCTGCGTCTGTTGTTGATCGGCGCGGTTGGAAACGTTCTAGAGACCGCACTGAGTGGATTCTTCAGCGGAACTGAAAGAACGTCCGTGATCATGTGGGTTTCGATTGCATCGGGATTGATCAATGTTGTCCTGGACATCGTGTTGATCTTCGGCTTTGGGCCTGATCCCGTCTTTGGTATCCAGCTTCTGCCAATGGGCATTGCCGGTGCCGCGATCGGAAGCGTGATCGCTTTTTGGTTCAAAGTCGTCGTGTATGTCGCGATGCTGCTGCGACCGACTCATCAAACCCGATACCGATTGATCGCTGGATTCGGCATCGACTGGCCGATGATTCGCAATCTTATTTACTTTGGACTACCCACCGGTTTGATGTACCTGACCGAAGCTGGCGGATTCACAGTGATGGTTCTGCGGATCGGAACTCTCGGCGACATCCCGCTTCGCGCGACCACGATGGCGATCAATTTCAACATGGTCGCCTTCATCCCACTGGTCGGCGTCTCAATTGCCGCCTCTGTTTTGATGGGACGGCATTTGATCGAAAGTGGCCCCGCCCGAGCCGTTCGAAGCGTCTATGCGAGCTTGACGATTGGACTGATTTACAGCGGAATCTGGATGGTGGGCTACCTTGCGATTCCAGACGTGATGATGTCGCTGTACGAAAAGAGCGTCGGTGATTCCAGCAGTATCGAAGCGATCCGTCTAGGTCGGGGACTACTGAAGTACGTCGCGATTTATGTCGTCTTTGATTCGGTGCAGTTGATATTGGCCGGCGCATTACGCGGCGCCGGTGATACCTGGTTCGTGCTGATCGGCGGCGTCGGCGCATCCCTGTTGGCGATTGCTATCGGGTTCACATGGGAACCCGATCAAAACGGTCTTAGTTGGTGGTGGACCATCATTGCGGTGTGGATCTGGATGCTGGCCACCACGATGACCCTGCGTTTCGCCTATGGCAAATGGAAAACCATGCGAATGGTTTAA
- a CDS encoding S1C family serine protease, translated as MSLDSPGMSSVSVDAQRERLFNELAEEFSTFDRLGHLVRRVSQLVKPSVIHIEAHKTEGSGGSRQSYDEAGSGVIITAGKGESWVLTNRHVINGAAPKEIRLRAADGREFYPDRVVSDASTDVAIMRIDMPDLPPARIGNSESIEIGDFVIAIGSPFGLSHSVTFGILSAKGRRDLSLGTQKIDLQDFFQTDAAINPGNSGGPLLNLRGEVVGLNTAIASSSGGSEGIGFAIPINMALNVAEQLATTGRLQRGYLGVTLDPDFTTADLIASGYDFLQSGALVKNVRSGSPAEQAHLQRGDIIVEFGGRAVESDDHLVAQVGLTQVGKSTPMIIYREGKRYRTEVSLTDMP; from the coding sequence ATGTCGTTGGACTCGCCTGGGATGTCATCGGTTTCAGTCGACGCCCAGCGCGAGCGACTGTTTAATGAATTAGCCGAAGAGTTCAGCACGTTTGATCGCTTGGGTCACTTGGTTCGCCGTGTGTCACAGTTGGTAAAGCCGAGCGTGATTCATATCGAAGCCCACAAGACCGAAGGGAGTGGTGGATCGCGCCAATCCTACGACGAAGCTGGTAGTGGTGTGATCATTACCGCAGGCAAAGGCGAAAGCTGGGTGCTGACGAATCGCCACGTGATCAATGGCGCCGCACCGAAAGAGATTCGATTGCGGGCGGCTGATGGTCGCGAGTTCTATCCGGACCGAGTTGTATCCGACGCGAGTACCGATGTTGCGATCATGCGAATCGATATGCCCGATCTGCCGCCAGCACGCATCGGTAACAGCGAATCGATCGAGATCGGGGATTTCGTGATCGCGATCGGCAGTCCTTTCGGGCTAAGCCATTCGGTGACCTTCGGCATCCTGTCGGCCAAGGGTCGGCGTGATCTGTCGCTGGGTACGCAAAAGATTGACTTGCAAGACTTTTTCCAAACCGACGCAGCGATCAACCCTGGCAACAGCGGCGGGCCGCTGTTGAACTTGCGAGGCGAAGTGGTTGGGCTCAATACTGCGATCGCAAGCAGTAGTGGCGGCAGCGAAGGGATTGGATTCGCGATACCGATCAACATGGCGTTGAATGTCGCCGAACAACTAGCGACGACCGGTCGTCTGCAACGCGGTTATCTTGGCGTGACGCTGGACCCGGATTTCACGACCGCCGACTTGATCGCGTCGGGATATGACTTCTTGCAAAGCGGTGCGCTAGTCAAGAACGTTCGCAGCGGTTCACCGGCCGAGCAAGCGCATCTGCAACGCGGCGATATCATTGTCGAATTTGGCGGTCGCGCGGTTGAAAGCGATGATCACTTAGTGGCACAGGTCGGGTTGACCCAGGTCGGTAAGAGCACGCCGATGATCATCTATCGCGAAGGCAAACGGTATCGCACCGAAGTCAGTCTTACCGACATGCCGTAA
- a CDS encoding TraR/DksA family transcriptional regulator, with translation MSRSESIKKLRDQLVRRRDALHRALEGDLSLLRELHQEKTGDILDAAADTAQDELNSQLIEAESRELNAINDAIGRFDAGMFGNCDGCGKPIPLSRLRAIPYATDCIDCRRKAESKNGSGTTVLWNRVFDNAEVDSV, from the coding sequence ATGTCCAGAAGTGAATCGATCAAAAAGCTACGAGACCAGTTGGTTCGTCGCCGCGATGCCTTGCATCGAGCGCTCGAAGGCGACTTAAGTCTGTTGCGAGAATTACACCAAGAGAAAACCGGCGACATTTTGGATGCCGCGGCAGACACAGCCCAAGACGAATTGAATAGCCAGCTGATTGAAGCAGAAAGCCGAGAGCTCAACGCGATCAATGATGCCATCGGTCGGTTCGATGCGGGAATGTTTGGAAACTGCGATGGATGCGGTAAGCCGATTCCATTGTCCCGTCTTCGCGCTATTCCTTACGCAACTGATTGTATCGATTGTCGACGAAAGGCCGAATCCAAGAACGGTAGCGGAACGACGGTTTTGTGGAATCGTGTCTTTGATAACGCCGAGGTGGACTCGGTTTAA